A part of Saliniradius amylolyticus genomic DNA contains:
- the bfr gene encoding bacterioferritin yields MQGNKQVVDTLNQVLTYELTSINQYFLHARIFKNWGLDKLNEAEYKKSILDMKQADKLIERILFLEGLPNLQQLGRLRIGEDTAEMLQCDMDAQHDQLTQMRKAIALCETERDYVSRDLLEEILGQEEDYLDWLETQQHLLGELGTENYLQSQV; encoded by the coding sequence ATGCAAGGTAATAAACAGGTGGTGGACACCCTGAATCAAGTGCTCACTTACGAATTGACCAGCATCAATCAGTATTTTCTTCATGCCAGAATCTTCAAGAATTGGGGATTGGACAAACTGAATGAGGCGGAATACAAGAAGTCCATTTTGGATATGAAGCAAGCCGACAAACTGATCGAGCGTATCTTGTTTCTGGAAGGGTTGCCGAACCTGCAGCAGTTGGGCCGGCTGCGTATCGGCGAAGACACCGCCGAAATGTTGCAATGCGATATGGACGCCCAACATGACCAGCTGACTCAAATGCGCAAAGCCATCGCTCTGTGTGAAACCGAAAGGGACTATGTATCCCGCGACCTGCTTGAGGAAATTCTGGGGCAGGAAGAAGACTACCTGGACTGGTTGGAAACCCAACAGCACCTGCTCGGTGAGTTGGGCACGGAAAACTATCTTCAGTCTCAGGTGTAA